In one Thalassoroseus pseudoceratinae genomic region, the following are encoded:
- a CDS encoding phytanoyl-CoA dioxygenase family protein: protein MTQPPLNGNFHRDGVIRYRGVFSKSEIAEIREAIIRYQSIVLPTLSKTEYTLEPDGESVRNFWRMNEHDSYFHSFATQSRLIDLVSPLLTGSAVLVGVETFSKPAQIGSLVPWHQDNAYFCLSPPDALTVWISIDAATERNGAVEYLLGSHQQLYPHQSSGIHGNSVGLIDELPLDRFPRSLGVVESGDVLIHHCQVVHQSQPNRSSESRLSLVIVYRGSQTQVDHTLQIAYQKALAQTSTES from the coding sequence GTGACCCAACCCCCGCTGAACGGAAACTTTCACCGCGACGGTGTCATCCGCTATCGTGGGGTGTTCAGTAAGAGTGAAATTGCCGAGATTCGTGAGGCAATCATTCGCTATCAGTCGATCGTGTTGCCGACTTTGTCCAAGACAGAGTACACACTGGAACCCGACGGCGAGAGCGTTCGTAATTTCTGGCGAATGAACGAACACGACTCCTACTTCCATTCCTTTGCAACTCAATCGAGATTGATTGACCTTGTAAGTCCGCTATTGACGGGAAGTGCAGTTCTCGTCGGAGTCGAGACTTTTAGCAAGCCTGCCCAAATTGGTTCGCTTGTTCCATGGCACCAAGACAACGCCTATTTCTGCCTTTCGCCTCCAGACGCACTCACCGTCTGGATTTCCATAGATGCGGCCACTGAACGAAACGGAGCTGTCGAATACCTCCTCGGCTCGCATCAGCAACTGTATCCTCACCAGTCGTCGGGTATCCATGGGAATTCGGTCGGGCTAATTGACGAGTTGCCCTTGGACCGATTCCCTCGTTCTCTAGGAGTTGTGGAGTCAGGTGACGTGTTAATCCATCACTGCCAAGTCGTTCATCAGAGTCAACCGAATCGCTCGTCCGAATCAAGATTGAGCCTCGTGATTGTCTACCGTGGTTCGCAAACTCAAGTTGATCATACCTTGCAAATTGCCTACCAGAAAGCACTCGCCCAAACGTCAACTGAGTCTTGA